The Indicator indicator isolate 239-I01 chromosome 18, UM_Iind_1.1, whole genome shotgun sequence genome includes a region encoding these proteins:
- the LOC128972869 gene encoding protocadherin beta-15-like, whose product MQRESFVGNIAQDLGLDPGELAARKARVVSEGNQQLFRLNPSTGVLTATESLDREELCPQSETCTIFFKVFFDNPLQLIRGEVEVLDVNDNSPVFPEKEMVLEILETASPGSRFPLESARDKDVGSNGLKNYTLGSNSHFSLAQGTKKDGAKYAELVVELQLDREEQRQIKLLLTATDGGSPPKSGTAQVRIVVLDANDNTPKFSREVYESRLAENSPPGQLVVRVAATDPDEGSNGKVHYAFTQIPEQSRQLFDINPDTGEIRVAGQLDFEETKIHELMVRATDGGGLYTHCKVHVDIVDVNDNTPEIQLTSHTASIPEDAPPRTIVALFSVQDRDAGDNGRTECTIEGDMPFTLTPTFDNYYELRTNAALDRETTAEYNISIRATDWGPRRLSSRQSLWVQVWDVNDNAPAFSQELYSMWVTENNSPMVHIGSVQASDADAGSNARVQYALEREEGQEQPALSVSSESGDVYVVRSLDYERLRALEVWVRAADGGSPALSARALLRVLVRDENDNAPVVLHPGAESSAGAGELVPRWAPAGYLVAKVVAVDADAGQNAWLSYELAKATEPGLFRLGLHSGEVRTARAVAERDAPRHRLVVLVRDRGQPPRSASATLAIALLHDFSDAHLRLSHEAPPAEPDDTLTLYLIACLACVSALCLATGLAALLMKLRQNRRKDDGPLPTLPTAVAESDAGSLPRSLMYDVCLATGSLSSDFHFVGPLLPCFPAGMTPGVALQRSSMLSQEASNLVEGGDSAAQIMKALQK is encoded by the exons ATGCAGAGGGAATCCTTTGTGGGCAATATTGCCCAGGACCTGGGGCTGGATCCGGGCGAGCTGGCAGCTCGCAAGGCGCGCGTTGTGTCCGAGGGGAACCAGCAGCTTTTCCGCCTCAACCCGAGCACCGGAGTGCTGACGGCCACGGAGTCTCTGGACCGAGAGGAGCTCTGTCCTCAGAGCGAGACCTGCACGATCTTCTTTAAGGTGTTCTTTGACAATCCATTGCAGCTGATCCGAGGTGAGGTGGAGGTTCTTGATGTGAATGATAACTCCCCCGTgttcccagagaaggagatggttTTAGAGATTCTTGAAACGGCATCTCCAGGGTCCCGTTTTCCTCTAGAAAGCGCCCGGGACAAGGACGTGGGCAGCAACGGTTTGAAGAACTACACTCTGGGGTCGAATTCGCATTTTTCACTTGCTCAGGGAACGAAGAAAGATGGAGCAAAATATGCTGAGCTCGTCGTTGAACTGCAGCTGGACCGAGAAGAGCAGCGACAGATTAAATTACTCCTGACCGCCACCGACGGAGGCTCGCCACCCAAATCAGGCACGGCTCAGGTCCGGATCGTGGTGCTGGATGCCAATGACAACACCCCGAAGTTCAGTCGGGAGGTCTACGAGTCACGCCTGGCCGAGAACAGCCCGCCGGGTCAGCTGGTGGTCAGAGTGGCAGCCACAGATCCCGACGAGGGGTCCAACGGAAAAGTGCACTATGCCTTCACACAGATACCAGAGCAGTCCCGGCAGCTCTTTGATATAAATCCTGACACCGGGGAGATTCGGGTTGCAGGACAATTGGACTTTGAGGAAACAAAAATCCACGAACTGATGGTGAGAGCCACTGATGGCGGAGGGCTGTATACTCATTGCAAAGTCCACGTGGATATCGTGGACGTGAATGACAACACCCCGGAAATACAGCTGACCTCACACACTGCCTCCATTCCCGAGGACGCTCCACCACGCACTATCGTAGCCCTCTTCAGCGTGCAGGACAGAGACGCCGGCGACAACGGCAGGACAGAGTGCACCATCGAAGGGGATATGCCCTTCACTCTCACCCCCACTTTTGATAATTACTACGAGTTGAGAACCAACGCGGCGCTCGACAGGGAGACGACGGCAGAGTACAACATCAGCATCCGAGCGACGGACTGGGGCCCGCGGCGCCTGAGCTCTCGGCAAAGCCTGTGGGTGCAGGTGTGGGACGTGAACGACAACGCGCCCGCCTTCAGCCAGGAGCTTTACAGCATGTGGGTGACGGAGAACAACAGCCCCATGGTGCACATCGGCAGCGTGCAGGCCAGCGACGCGGACGCGGGCAGCAACGCCCGCGTGCAGTACGCGCTGGAGCGGGAGGAGGGCCAGGAGCAGCCCGCGCTGTCGGTCAGCTCGGAGAGCGGCGACGTGTACGTGGTGCGGTCGCTGGACTACGAGCGGCTGCGCGCCTTGGAGGTGTGGGTGCGCGCGGCCGACGGCGGCTCGCCGGCGCTGAGCGCGCGGGCGCTGCTGCGCGTGCTGGTGCGCGACGAGAACGACAACGCGCCGGTGGTGCTGCACCCGGGCGCCGAGAGCAGCGCGGGCGCGGGCGAGCTGGTGCCGCGCTGGGCGCCGGCAGGCTACCTGGTGGCCAAGGTGGTGGCGGTGGACGCGGACGCGGGGCAGAACGCGTGGCTGTCGTACGAGCTGGCCAAGGCCACGGAGCCGGGGCTCTTCCGCCTGGGGCTGCACAGCGGCGAGGTGCGCACGGCGCGGGCCGTGGCCGAGCGCGACGCGCCCCGACACAGGCTCGTCGTGCTCGTGCGAGACCGCGGACAGCCGCCGCGCTCGGCCAGCGCCACCCTCGCCATCGCCCTGCTCCACGACTTCTCCGACGCCCACCTGCGCCTCAGCCACGAGGCGCCGCCCGCCGAGCCCGACGACACGCTCACTCTCTACCTCATCGCCTGCCTGGCCTGCGTATCCGCGCTCTGCCTGGCCACCGGCCTGGCCGCCCTGCTGATGAAACTGCGGCAAAACAGGCGCAAAGACGACGGGCCCTTGCCCACCCTCCCAACGGCTGTGGCCGAGAGCGATGCAGGCTCCCTACCCCGCAGCCTGATGTACGACGTGTGCTTGGCCACCGGCAGCCTGAGCAGCGACTTTCACTTCGTTGGTCCACTCTTGCCCTGCTTCCCTGCCGGGATGACCCCTGGTGTGGCCCTACAGCGGAGCTCCATGCTCTCACAAGAGGCGTCCAACCTCGTGGAAGGAGGCGACAGTGCTGCACAG ATCATGAAAGCTTTGCAGAAGTGA